ttttttgggggtacAGTGGAGCCCCCCGAATTCACCGACAGACTAGGAGCTTGATTTAGCTAAATGTAATGATTTGCCACCATCTTTCACCCCACCACCCCCATTTAAtgcactatttaaaaaaagaaaaagaaaacgacCCTCGGTAGAACAACGGTTCCCCGGTAACGCACTGGTAACCAGCATGATGATAAGATGGCACACACAAGAACAGAGGAACTCACAGAGGGGGGTGGGGACTGCCTGTCAGtcaaggggaggctctcataGCCAGGGTTGCCATTGGAGGAAACGTTTGGAGTCCTGCGTAGAGAGAGTAGAAAGAGACaagggaaggaggaggagaggagaggagggatGGAGGATGAAGAAGACACATCGAGAAAGACGGGACACGGTGGCGGTGGTGGCACAGGAGTCGAGGGCAAGGTCAAAAGGGAAGAGGGAGAATCAGCGGTTAGAGATCAAGCGCACAAAGCAcagctctcgctctctcgttCTCACTTTCAGTCGGCGTGCATCTCCGCTCATGACCGGAGGTGCGGCTGGCTCGTTTGTATGCATTTCAGTTGCCGTAACGAGCGAATGCGTGAGAAAAGCAGGGAAAACGTTTTGGGGCAAGTCACTCAGCAGACGAGTGGACTGATTCGGCTACGCGACGTGTTAGTGCCACTTTGGTACACTTATGCAATCCATTAATGGGAGAATTTCTCTGAATCGGTCGGAAAGAAATTATTTATTCGCGACAAAATTATTCGTTCTGACATATAGCGATATTAGCAAAATTAGTCAAATTTGTTACTTAAAATAATAACGTTtcagatatatttttaatgcggtgtgtaaaaaaacaacgatTTGAATGCCTTTGTAGGGTCACATTGAGATATGTTTTGAAGAAAGTCAAGACAGACCAACTCACTCGACTGCTTAATTGTGATGCGGACAAAGAATGTACTAATACATGAAAGCAAACGGCTTGCCGAAGTGGGACTGTGCCTAAAATAGGATGTTAGACGTGTGAGGGGtcatgaagagaaaaaaatgccagGAGAGATCACAGTGAGGAGACAAGTGATGACGAGTGATGCGGAGGGTGGAAAAGGTCGGTACCTAGACGGCTTCTCTTGCCAAATTACCCACCCTGaatttccttaaaaaaaacacagcattGGTCTTACTAGGTGGAGATCGTGACACTGTAATTTCAAGCTGGGGGGAGGAAGGGgctggaaattaaaaaaatcaaagcggGCCTGCGTCGTCTGTCCGGGAAACACTCGAGACAGATGGACGGATTGGACAGACACACGGGCGggcggacagacggacggacagacagacagacaggcctCCGCAGTTGTGTCCGCTCCTCTGTCTACACTGTCGTCCATGTTgacctgtctgtgtgtctgtctgcagAGGAGCAACTAGTGCTGCGTGTGTAAGGAGCGCACCAAGGCTCGCTGGGTACCTCTTATGTGTCCGAGTTACAGTCGAACTTAGATGTgatgaagggggtggggggggggtgacgtgGATTTGAAATGCGGACTGACCGGACACCACATTgggtacacctgcacaatccAGTGAGAGCTAGTATCAAGATAGTATCTACTGAAGCTAGCACGCTAGTAGCGAGCTAGCCAGCCAGATAGATATAATAGATACCCCTCTTCATCAGATTGTGCAAGCGTACCTAACATTGCGGCAGGTCATGTAATATGTGAGTCTACATATGCTTTTCTGGACTCTCCTGCAACATCTGGAagcgtctgtctgtctgtttgtctgtctgtctgcgtgTCCGTGTGTCTGGTGTTACTCACGGGAGGGGCGGCGCGCTAGAAAATGGGGGTGTCCACCCGGCCCCCGGGTAATTATAGAAGGGGGCCATGGCCCCGCGCTGAGACCCCGAGGCCGTCTGTCTACGTGCCTGATGGGAGGTGAAGGGGTCCTCACTCTCGCTGTCCGAGTCCTCGTACTCTTCCGATTCACTGGCCAAACGGCGCCCatggaagagagagagatgaagaTGAGTGAGAATGGAAAGCTAACATAGAGAGGATGAAGAAAAGGTCATGTAGCATTCATTCGCACAATCAAACAACGACGGCAAGCAAGAAGGACAAAACTGTGCGCAGGGGCAACATGAGAACTCGCTTCCTCCCTTACCTTGGAAAGCTCCTCCAGGCACCGGGCAGAGAGCAAAGAATGGCAGTGAAGGCCAAAGCCGAAAGGAAGGAGTAAAGGGAGAGGTAGAGGAGTCCCTCCATCCCGTCGTAGCACAGACCTTTCAGTGAGTCGATGTAGTCCTACGGGACGGAAAAGTTCTAATCATTCCAATGAGTCTTCAAAGCAAATCAGTCTTCTTACCTTGTTGAGGCCTCGGCAGTTGAGCAGGGCCACCAGCTGGTGGAAGTTGCCCTCTGTGCTGTTGAGAATCTGCTGAACATCCCTGAGTGATTTCTGCGAGTAAAGCGTTCCATGAGGTGAAAATCATGACAGAgcaagcgttttttttttttcaggatgaCTCAAACCCACCTCAGCTTTGGGGAACTGTGTGAGGGCGTTACGTTCCACACTGGAAAggtgtgtgtggatgttggACAGCGCCCTCTGGGACTGGGTGAGGATCTGAAGACAGAGATTGAGCAGTATTTCATGACACGAAGGATGAAATCTGGTTTCATAGGTCACATGACGTTTCAATAGCAAACTTGAAGGTAGAAGTACCTGCTGGAACGGACTGTTCATGCGTCGGCTGCAGGTCAGGTAATAATCCAGCACGTCTGAGTGAGGATACAAATGAGGTCATGTGGGAGCATCACACAGATGCATGACAGAGAggaggaacaacaacaaccagttttttttttttttttagaggggTACCTGAGCTGGTTCCTGTGTTGAAGTTTGTGGAGTTGAGCACAAACAAGTTTGGATCGGTGCAAAAGTCGCTGAGAGCCTGGCAAAGAAAGAAGGAGGGAGACGTTAGCAGACACGCTGACCGGGTGACATACTTCCCTCCTGACAAATGTGACGGCATGCAGATGGCAAGCGGCCACAAATTCACGCAATACTGCTGCTGTCCTGAATAAACCCGCAGCAGCCTAGCATGTCTTTCCATTAGCGCGGGGTCCCCGAAACCTTATCAGAAACACCGACCTACATTTATAACATATCTTAATATTTCATTGTTGTCAGGCAGAAACTTTCCAAGCAAGGtcacttttatatttttcctcGAATTAATATTTTTGGTCTGTCTTCACGTTGTCCACATTATTAACCAATTTAAAGTGTTGAAAATAGCTCgtgaacatttttattaaCTCTTGAATTCTCAACAGCTAATTTCAAAGCCGCATTGTCACCTCGAGATTGAACACTTGTCTGTTTTTTGGCAGTAACAAGTGGAAATAGGTTAGATACATTTGAGCAAGGTGttcatttattcaatttattCATTCTATCAACTTCGTATTTAAAATATTAGTGTAATTGtcctttattgtttttcttcgGGAGGTTGGAACAGATTCATGGCATTTGGACTTACTTGActggggaaagatgatttgagatgtGAACTTTTTTTGCCTGCTGGTATGCTgtgagatcttttttttttttttttttggtgatacGGTATCGTACTGCACCCTGCTGTGTGCACTCACCAGAAGAGGGAGCGATAGTCCCACACAGTGAGGCCCACTCAGGCGGGTAAACGTGGCCATTGAGGACAGAGTGAACCGTGCTGGCCCACAGCGAGCCCTTTGTTTCCTTATCGCTAGCCAGGGACAGAGCGTCTCTGTGTGGCCTAACAGGCTTTGGGACATCTCCCGCCAGCCCCGCGAGACACAAAACAGGCAGCAGAGCAGAAAAACAGCCACTATTTGGCCTCTTGACGCATTCTTTCACGGGGGAAGCTGGAAATGGACGTGAAACGCTCCCTCTGTACCCCGTTACAAAcaaatgtctaaaaaaaaaaaaggtttcgaCTTCCTCTTGTTTGCGAGTTTCACTCTGGCCGGTTTGGCACTTTTGCGTTTGATCCGAGAGAGGCGTCGTGGAGAGCGACGGGAAGCCGCTGCTGGTTCCTCGTCTTTCTAACCCGTCCTCCCTCCCTGGCTCCCGCCCGGAGCACTTCCCTTCATCTTCCATCTTGACGTCTCTGAGCCAAACGCCCACGCCGGCGCGCACTTTGCTCGCAGACGCTCCTCGTGCACGCTTGCATTGAATTTTTAATCTCTGCCCcattttccttcctttttgGGGCTCTGCCATCACTGCGGCGCTCCCTACGAGGTTCCACACAATTCCCGCTCTAACCAAGTATTCGTACATCGACCCGTGGATGGGTTTTACTGGGCCCACTCACCACCACGGTGGCCGTCTCCAAGCCCAGCGAGCCCCAACTTAAGAAGAGAGCCAGCCAGGCCAGCACAGTCATTctgcggggggaaaaaagcattAACACGTCGGGGGGGGGACACACGCGTGATGAAGACGCAAACGTGAGCGCTTACGCACAAAATTAGCAGCCATCGAGCTTGCTTGGCCAGTCCGAGCAGGATGAAGAGACACACGATGAGgtcgagcagcagcagcatgacgTATGACAACCacctaaaataaaaaccacaAAAGGTTGCAAGGTTCAGCTAAAACACGCAAGTACAGCCCTTCCCTTCCTGACGACAGGAATGTGCGGTTAGGATGTTGCGGAAAAGGTCGCTCAAGTGCATAatttctctgtctgtctgaatCTGGTTTGTTTATGTCAAGACGCACTCAAGTCCGGCTGTTGTAGGATGACAAAACCTCGCAATACACTGAGAGAGACTTATTGAACGAGTCCCAAGTAGAAAATATGTGGTTAAAAGCAAAGTGGAAAGTTTTTAATGGATGTGCGGTTTGGTTGAAgtagtaaaaagaaaaagtatatTAAGACTTTTAAAAGGGGCTTTTAAGACTTCTTAACAAccacaataaatttgaatgcttaaaaaaagaaaatggatggatgtttgtcTGGGCTGCCCTCACCTGTAGTCCTCATTCATCATTAATGTGTTGGCCGCCCAGCCAGGTGAAAAGGGGCCGGGCATGAGGCCGCCTGAGGGCGCCGCCGTGGGGGCCACTGAGGGTGGCACCGGAGTCAGAGGTATAATGGAGGCCCCGCTGACGCCGCTATCATTGCCCGGTCCCGCGTCCAAGCCGAACCGCGCCACAGAGATGGACGAGAGGAGGCTGATGACGTTCTCGGATAACCTCCGGCAGTTCCGCGTGGAAACCAGGAAGGGTTTGCTGCCCGTAAACATCTCCTCCATTGTGGTCAGCGGGCCCGAGACAGACAGCTGCAGACCGTTGATTGTATCGGAAATCTgcagagggaggaggaggaggatgtgaGTAAACCTCAAATTTGGGATGCTGTAACGTTGTGGTCGGATTTGGGACAGACAAGTGAAGATTCTTCTTTGTCCGAACCGCAAGTATGCCTGAAGTACTTGAGTCAGCTTAGTCTAAATTTTTTGAATTCTTGTAGTCTTGGAGCACATGGTGTGAGTAATTTTGCAACCTCTGTAGCTCACAAATGGACACAGTTTAAAATCGCAAAATATTGATTCATTCTCACTTCCTGAAGAGATGTCCAAGTAGTGGGCGCCTTattccaaaatatatttttttcatgtcaacTCTACTTTAAATAATTCACAATGTAAGCTCAGCCCAGTGATGCTATAAAGCACAGGAGAAAtgtttggggatttttttcccctttatctCAAAGCTCTTTTTGCGTGGGTGCTTTGAGATGTTTATATAACAGAGTCAATGAACCAGAcaactttttgtgtgtgtgtgtgtggtgtgtctaGCATCCTCCTAATAGTGCAACTCAGATCAGATCGGATCAGCAGCACCTGTACTCAGCTGTCCCGAAGGTCATAAAACATTCAGCGTACTTCTATTCCTTTCTTGCCGTGCAACCGCAGCTCGTTTGCACATGCCCGACTCACTGTGGGTTGCTGCTTTTATTGCTATCATCTATATTCACTTTTGACTTGACACTGTCTTCATTGTGTTAATTGGTGACGTGAAAGCGGCGGTAGTCACCCACTGAAGGCCCGGCTACCAAATTCACCGCCCACCATCGGATTTGACCGATGTGAAACGCGCTCCGGATGGAGGACAATTAGCAAAGTGACACAGCAACCACTGTTTGACcaggggagggaggagggagggggtaaTCAATCAGAGAGACATTTGTAAGCCATTTTCTTTCacactcaacacacacactcggcaAGCAGCGTCAAGCCGGGCAGGGATTCTGCGTGACATTTTACTTGCG
This DNA window, taken from Syngnathus acus chromosome 16, fSynAcu1.2, whole genome shotgun sequence, encodes the following:
- the ttyh1 gene encoding protein tweety homolog 1 isoform X4, whose protein sequence is MAAMTTVPSYTPSLWVRMCHALPRLDLTMQMRDNLFAPDSWEYQQTLLVLSSLSAIALVISLLVILSFLIHYCCCHRGDRGEGSEEEEEDEDGSTGHGYGGKKGRGICCVTWVAVASVTLCCVAIGIGFYGNSEANDGMYQLTSSLLTANYTLASIDLLISDTINGLQLSVSGPLTTMEEMFTGSKPFLVSTRNCRRLSENVISLLSSISVARFGLDAGPGNDSGVSGASIIPLTPVPPSVAPTAAPSGGLMPGPFSPGWAANTLMMNEDYRWLSYVMLLLLDLIVCLFILLGLAKQARWLLILMTVLAWLALFLSWGSLGLETATVVALSDFCTDPNLFVLNSTNFNTGTSSDVLDYYLTCSRRMNSPFQQILTQSQRALSNIHTHLSSVERNALTQFPKAEKSLRDVQQILNSTEGNFHQLVALLNCRGLNKDYIDSLKGLCYDGMEGLLYLSLYSFLSALAFTAILCSLPGAWRSFPSESEEYEDSDSESEDPFTSHQYSPSMLTGYGGGQSHPNPTHSRNLYSR
- the ttyh1 gene encoding protein tweety homolog 1 isoform X5, with translation MAAMTTVPSYTPSLWVRMCHALPRLDLTMQMRDNLFAPDSWEYQQTLLVLSSLSAIALVISLLVILSFLIHYCCCHRGDRGEGSEEEEEDEDGSTGHGYGGKKGRGICCVTWVAVASVTLCCVAIGIGFYGNSEANDGMYQLTSSLLTANYTLASIDLLISDTINGLQLSVSGPLTTMEEMFTGSKPFLVSTRNCRRLSENVISLLSSISVARFGLDAGPGNDSGVSGASIIPLTPVPPSVAPTAAPSGGLMPGPFSPGWAANTLMMNEDYRWLSYVMLLLLDLIVCLFILLGLAKQARWLLILMTVLAWLALFLSWGSLGLETATVVALSDFCTDPNLFVLNSTNFNTGTSSDVLDYYLTCSRRMNSPFQQILTQSQRALSNIHTHLSSVERNALTQFPKAEKSLRDVQQILNSTEGNFHQLVALLNCRGLNKDYIDSLKGLCYDGMEGLLYLSLYSFLSALAFTAILCSLPGAWRSFPSESEEYEDSDSESEDPFTSHQDSKRFLQWQPWL
- the ttyh1 gene encoding protein tweety homolog 1 isoform X2, whose amino-acid sequence is MAAMTTVPSYTPSLWVRMCHALPRLDLTMQMRDNLFAPDSWEYQQTLLVLSSLSAIALVISLLVILSFLIHYCCCHRGDRGEGSEEEEEDEDGSTGHGYGGKKGRGICCVTWVAVASVTLCCVAIGIGFYGNSEANDGMYQLTSSLLTANYTLASIDLLISDTINGLQLSVSGPLTTMEEMFTGSKPFLVSTRNCRRLSENVISLLSSISVARFGLDAGPGNDSGVSGASIIPLTPVPPSVAPTAAPSGGLMPGPFSPGWAANTLMMNEDYRWLSYVMLLLLDLIVCLFILLGLAKQARWLLILMTVLAWLALFLSWGSLGLETATVVALSDFCTDPNLFVLNSTNFNTGTSSDVLDYYLTCSRRMNSPFQQILTQSQRALSNIHTHLSSVERNALTQFPKAEKSLRDVQQILNSTEGNFHQLVALLNCRGLNKDYIDSLKGLCYDGMEGLLYLSLYSFLSALAFTAILCSLPGAWRSFPSESEEYEDSDSESEDPFTSHQARRQTASGSQRGAMAPFYNYPGAGWTPPFSSAPPLPTLPAC
- the ttyh1 gene encoding protein tweety homolog 1 isoform X3, which gives rise to MAAMTTVPSYTPSLWVRMCHALPRLDLTMQMRDNLFAPDSWEYQQTLLVLSSLSAIALVISLLVILSFLIHYCCCHRGDRGEGSEEEEEDEDGSTGHGYGGKKGRGICCVTWVAVASVTLCCVAIGIGFYGNSEANDGMYQLTSSLLTANYTLASIDLLISDTINGLQLSVSGPLTTMEEMFTGSKPFLVSTRNCRRLSENVISLLSSISVARFGLDAGPGNDSGVSGASIIPLTPVPPSVAPTAAPSGGLMPGPFSPGWAANTLMMNEDYRWLSYVMLLLLDLIVCLFILLGLAKQARWLLILMTVLAWLALFLSWGSLGLETATVVALSDFCTDPNLFVLNSTNFNTGTSSDVLDYYLTCSRRMNSPFQQILTQSQRALSNIHTHLSSVERNALTQFPKAEKSLRDVQQILNSTEGNFHQLVALLNCRGLNKDYIDSLKGLCYDGMEGLLYLSLYSFLSALAFTAILCSLPGAWRSFPRTPNVSSNGNPGYESLPLTDRQSPPPSYSPSMLTGYGGGQSHPNPTHSRNLYSR
- the ttyh1 gene encoding protein tweety homolog 1 isoform X1, with translation MAAMTTVPSYTPSLWVRMCHALPRLDLTMQMRDNLFAPDSWEYQQTLLVLSSLSAIALVISLLVILSFLIHYCCCHRGDRGEGSEEEEEDEDGSTGHGYGGKKGRGICCVTWVAVASVTLCCVAIGIGFYGNSEANDGMYQLTSSLLTANYTLASIDLLISDTINGLQLSVSGPLTTMEEMFTGSKPFLVSTRNCRRLSENVISLLSSISVARFGLDAGPGNDSGVSGASIIPLTPVPPSVAPTAAPSGGLMPGPFSPGWAANTLMMNEDYRWLSYVMLLLLDLIVCLFILLGLAKQARWLLILMTVLAWLALFLSWGSLGLETATVVALSDFCTDPNLFVLNSTNFNTGTSSDVLDYYLTCSRRMNSPFQQILTQSQRALSNIHTHLSSVERNALTQFPKAEKSLRDVQQILNSTEGNFHQLVALLNCRGLNKDYIDSLKGLCYDGMEGLLYLSLYSFLSALAFTAILCSLPGAWRSFPSESEEYEDSDSESEDPFTSHQARRQTASGSQRGAMAPFYNYPGAGWTPPFSSAPPLPTPNVSSNGNPGYESLPLTDRQSPPPSYSPSMLTGYGGGQSHPNPTHSRNLYSR
- the ttyh1 gene encoding protein tweety homolog 1 isoform X6 codes for the protein MAAMTTVPSYTPSLWVRMCHALPRLDLTMQMRDNLFAPDSWEYQQTLLVLSSLSAIALVISLLVILSFLIHYCCCHRGDRGEGSEEEEEDEDGSTGHGYGGKKGRGICCVTWVAVASVTLCCVAIGIGFYGNSEANDGMYQLTSSLLTANYTLASIDLLISDTINGLQLSVSGPLTTMEEMFTGSKPFLVSTRNCRRLSENVISLLSSISVARFGLDAGPGNDSGVSGASIIPLTPVPPSVAPTAAPSGGLMPGPFSPGWAANTLMMNEDYRWLSYVMLLLLDLIVCLFILLGLAKQARWLLILMTVLAWLALFLSWGSLGLETATVVALSDFCTDPNLFVLNSTNFNTGTSSDVLDYYLTCSRRMNSPFQQILTQSQRALSNIHTHLSSVERNALTQFPKAEKSLRDVQQILNSTEGNFHQLVALLNCRGLNKDYIDSLKGLCYDGMEGLLYLSLYSFLSALAFTAILCSLPGAWRSFPSESEEYEDSDSESEDPFTSHQEIQGG